A single region of the Dehalococcoides mccartyi genome encodes:
- a CDS encoding type III pantothenate kinase yields MNKQTAAERLVAVDIGNTSVNIGIFEGEKLLANWHLGSVAQRMADEYAGLLLGLLQHSGIRPEELNRVIMCSVVPPLTTTFEEVFKTYFKAVPLVVGAGIKSGVKIRMDNPREVGADRIVNAAAARVLYPGACIIVDMGTATTFDTLSESGEYIGGAIAPGIATSAQAIVERTSKLPKIEIIHPARAIGSNTVSAMQSGVYFGYIGLVEELVRRIQAELGQKTRVIATGGYASLIAEGSRMFDIVRPDLTLQGLRLIYQMNQV; encoded by the coding sequence ATGAATAAACAAACTGCTGCTGAACGACTTGTTGCCGTAGATATCGGCAATACCAGTGTAAATATAGGTATATTTGAGGGCGAAAAACTGCTGGCAAATTGGCATCTGGGTTCGGTTGCCCAGCGTATGGCTGACGAATATGCCGGTCTGCTTTTAGGCTTGTTGCAGCACTCAGGCATACGCCCCGAAGAACTAAATAGGGTAATCATGTGCAGTGTTGTGCCGCCCCTTACCACTACTTTTGAAGAGGTATTTAAAACTTATTTCAAGGCTGTTCCTCTGGTAGTGGGTGCAGGCATAAAGAGCGGGGTTAAGATACGAATGGATAATCCCCGTGAAGTTGGGGCTGACCGCATAGTAAATGCCGCTGCCGCCAGAGTGCTTTATCCGGGGGCGTGCATAATAGTGGATATGGGTACGGCCACTACCTTTGATACACTTTCGGAGAGCGGGGAATATATAGGCGGGGCGATTGCACCGGGTATTGCCACCTCGGCTCAAGCCATTGTAGAGAGGACATCAAAACTGCCTAAGATTGAAATAATCCACCCCGCTAGAGCTATCGGTTCTAATACTGTTTCGGCTATGCAGTCAGGGGTATATTTCGGTTATATCGGGCTAGTGGAAGAACTGGTCAGACGGATTCAAGCTGAGTTGGGGCAGAAAACCAGGGTGATTGCTACCGGCGGATACGCCTCACTTATAGCCGAAGGCAGCCGTATGTTTGACATAGTACGTCCTGACCTTACTCTTCAGGGGCTCAGGCTTATTTACCAGATGAATCAGGTTTAA
- a CDS encoding response regulator transcription factor — translation MAKTKVLIADDHAVLREGMSRLLSQEKDIEVVGEAGDGQEAVDMVAQFKPDVVLMDIVMPRLTGVEATKLIKKNNPSTCILILTAYSDIRYILGLLEAGASGYLLKSAKSDEIVGAIRAIKAGESVLDSIATRKLLERVVNVSKESDEDKVRGQLSPREVEILQLASKGLSNREIADKLTLSMRTVKAHLSNIFNKMRCSCRTEAIVKGFREGYVMLEDVPQGIEGYDRNTL, via the coding sequence ATGGCAAAAACCAAAGTCCTGATAGCTGATGATCATGCAGTCCTTAGAGAGGGTATGAGCCGATTGTTAAGCCAGGAAAAAGACATTGAAGTAGTCGGCGAAGCCGGAGACGGGCAGGAAGCCGTTGATATGGTAGCTCAGTTCAAACCGGACGTAGTCCTTATGGACATAGTCATGCCCAGACTGACCGGTGTGGAAGCAACCAAACTTATAAAGAAAAATAACCCATCTACCTGTATCCTAATACTTACGGCATATAGCGATATCCGCTATATACTCGGTTTGCTTGAAGCCGGAGCCAGCGGTTACCTGCTGAAAAGCGCCAAAAGCGATGAAATTGTAGGGGCTATCAGGGCTATAAAAGCCGGCGAATCCGTACTGGATTCTATTGCAACCCGAAAACTGCTGGAACGGGTGGTAAATGTGAGCAAGGAATCTGACGAAGATAAAGTCCGCGGCCAGCTTTCCCCGCGGGAAGTTGAAATACTCCAGCTGGCATCAAAGGGTCTAAGCAACCGCGAAATCGCCGATAAGTTGACCCTTTCCATGCGGACAGTAAAAGCCCACCTTTCAAATATATTTAATAAAATGCGCTGCAGCTGCCGCACTGAAGCTATTGTCAAAGGCTTCCGCGAAGGTTATGTAATGCTTGAAGATGTACCTCAAGGGATAGAAGGCTATGACCGAAACACGCTTTAA
- a CDS encoding PAS domain-containing sensor histidine kinase, giving the protein MTETRFKPPALCHRCLFENASDAIWFYDRKGHIVYANRASADLTGYSRTELKQKNLKDLLTTASEYDQIMDMNARMAAGAEVKMPYEQKIRRHDGSVAVLRMATTLVKSADEVLGFQNIARDITEELRRQQNMKSFVQDVIRAQEAERKRISRELHDEVAPLLLLLMQKIDNLGKQSERDIADCKPQLDALRSQSEEALESLRRIAQDLRPRILDDLGLIPALEWLTEKLAQDGQIHTESNIKGREVELTAEIQLLIFRIAQEAFNNIRKHSLATWVRLELEFKPKAILLTIQDNGKGFNLSEQTDNLAQNGKLGLAGMHERAQLIGGHIHILTHPGQGTTVIAEVPTINPDAKQAS; this is encoded by the coding sequence ATGACCGAAACACGCTTTAAACCGCCGGCACTCTGCCACCGCTGTTTATTTGAAAATGCCTCCGATGCTATCTGGTTTTATGACCGGAAGGGGCATATTGTATACGCCAACCGGGCATCAGCCGACCTGACAGGCTATTCCCGAACCGAGCTTAAACAGAAAAACCTGAAAGACCTGCTGACTACTGCCTCCGAGTATGACCAGATAATGGATATGAATGCCCGTATGGCAGCCGGCGCAGAAGTAAAAATGCCTTACGAACAAAAAATCCGCCGGCATGACGGTTCAGTAGCGGTACTGCGTATGGCAACTACTCTAGTAAAATCAGCTGACGAAGTACTTGGTTTTCAAAATATAGCCCGGGATATCACCGAAGAACTTCGCCGTCAGCAAAACATGAAGTCATTCGTTCAGGATGTAATACGGGCACAGGAAGCTGAACGCAAACGTATTTCACGTGAACTCCATGACGAAGTAGCCCCCCTGCTCTTGCTGCTGATGCAAAAGATAGACAATTTGGGTAAGCAGTCTGAACGTGACATTGCAGATTGCAAACCCCAGCTTGATGCCCTGCGAAGCCAGTCTGAAGAGGCCCTTGAAAGCCTGCGGCGTATAGCCCAGGACCTGCGGCCGCGTATACTGGATGATTTAGGCTTGATACCCGCCTTGGAATGGCTGACCGAGAAACTGGCACAGGACGGGCAGATACATACTGAGTCAAATATAAAAGGGCGTGAAGTAGAGCTGACAGCCGAAATCCAGTTGCTTATTTTCCGCATCGCTCAGGAAGCCTTTAATAATATCCGCAAACACTCACTGGCCACCTGGGTACGGCTGGAACTGGAGTTCAAACCCAAAGCCATTTTACTGACTATCCAGGATAACGGCAAAGGGTTTAACCTTTCGGAACAGACTGACAATCTGGCTCAAAACGGCAAACTAGGACTGGCAGGTATGCACGAACGTGCCCAGCTGATTGGCGGGCATATACACATACTTACTCACCCCGGACAGGGAACTACCGTGATTGCCGAAGTGCCTACTATCAACCCTGATGCCAAGCAAGCTTCCTAA
- a CDS encoding valine--tRNA ligase, whose amino-acid sequence MAQCSDLPEMAKAYEAAEVEKKWYQYWMGKGYFKPNPDSDKKPFVIIMPPPNVTGELHLGHALTATLEDIMIRWHRMLGEPALWLPGADHAGIAAQVVVERELAKQGKTRQELGRELFLEKMWEWVNPCRERIRHQHMRLGASCDWDRETFTLDEGPVKAVREIFTNLYEKGLIYRGERIINWCPRCATAVSDLEVDHKDLAGHIWHLRYPLEDGSGFVTVATTRPETMLGDTAVAVHPDDVRYTGMVGKNVLLPIMNRRIPIIADEAVDMAFGTGAVKVTPAHDPNDFEMGLRHSLPMITIQNRDTTMNENAGPCSGMTAKACREYVVSEMKSLGLLLKIEDYTHSVGHCQRCSAVIEPMVSKQWFVKMEPLAKPALEAVNSGRIQILPERFTKVYQNWMENIRDWCISRQLWWGHRIPVWYCPCGEMIVSKEDPTACPKCGGTKLEQDPDVLDTWFSSGLWPHSTLGWPDQTEDLKRFYPGSVLETAYDIIFFWVARMIVMGIEDMKEVPFRTVYLHGLIRDDKGEKMSKTKGNVIDPLKVIDQYGTDALRFAVTFGTSPGNDSKLGQTKLEAARNFANKLWNASRFVIMNLGEGKELLPEAELPLEDRWILSRMNRVTADVTRLMEEFQFGEAQRILQDFIWGEFCDWYIELAKVRLRDEASVSPHSVLVKVLSTILRLLHPYMPFITEELWSYLRPYLPKLLCEMDIIVAPFPQADKACFDEQTESIMGSLVEVVRSLRNLRAEHNVEISRYIQANIYAGDMAEVLSNYLGAVETLSRSRPVNILPGHYIGASTATEVVLVLNGIEVVVPMSTMVDLEAEAKRVKAEIAELETQIERLSARLQDAQFLAKAPQAVVDKERIKLEGYIEKVSRLKAA is encoded by the coding sequence ATGGCTCAGTGTTCCGATTTACCTGAAATGGCTAAGGCTTATGAAGCCGCCGAGGTTGAGAAAAAATGGTATCAGTACTGGATGGGGAAAGGTTATTTTAAGCCAAACCCTGATTCAGATAAAAAACCGTTTGTTATAATAATGCCCCCGCCCAATGTTACCGGGGAGCTCCACCTTGGTCATGCTCTGACAGCCACATTGGAAGATATTATGATCCGCTGGCACCGCATGTTGGGTGAACCGGCTTTATGGCTGCCGGGTGCGGACCATGCCGGTATTGCCGCTCAGGTAGTAGTGGAACGTGAACTAGCCAAACAGGGCAAAACCCGCCAAGAGCTGGGACGGGAACTTTTCTTGGAGAAAATGTGGGAATGGGTTAATCCCTGCCGTGAGAGAATCCGCCACCAGCATATGCGTCTGGGTGCTTCGTGTGATTGGGATAGGGAGACCTTTACTCTGGATGAAGGACCAGTTAAAGCTGTACGTGAGATATTCACCAATCTTTACGAAAAAGGATTAATCTACCGGGGAGAGCGGATAATCAACTGGTGTCCCCGCTGTGCTACCGCTGTTTCAGACCTTGAGGTAGACCATAAAGATTTAGCCGGGCATATCTGGCACTTGCGTTACCCTCTGGAAGACGGAAGCGGGTTTGTCACCGTGGCGACCACCCGGCCTGAAACCATGCTGGGGGATACGGCTGTTGCCGTTCACCCGGACGATGTCAGATATACAGGTATGGTAGGTAAGAATGTCCTTTTGCCCATTATGAACCGCCGCATACCTATTATTGCTGACGAAGCAGTAGATATGGCGTTCGGTACGGGTGCGGTCAAGGTTACGCCTGCCCATGACCCCAATGACTTTGAAATGGGGCTTCGCCATAGCTTGCCCATGATTACCATTCAGAACCGTGATACTACCATGAACGAAAATGCCGGCCCCTGCAGCGGCATGACAGCCAAAGCCTGCCGTGAATATGTGGTTTCGGAGATGAAGTCACTGGGTCTGCTGCTTAAGATAGAGGATTATACCCATTCGGTGGGGCATTGCCAGCGCTGCAGCGCGGTTATTGAACCTATGGTCAGCAAGCAATGGTTTGTTAAGATGGAACCTTTGGCTAAACCGGCTCTGGAGGCGGTAAACAGCGGGCGTATCCAGATACTGCCCGAAAGATTTACCAAAGTTTACCAGAACTGGATGGAAAATATCCGTGACTGGTGTATTTCCCGCCAGCTTTGGTGGGGTCACCGCATACCCGTCTGGTATTGCCCCTGCGGTGAGATGATAGTTTCCAAGGAAGACCCGACTGCTTGCCCCAAATGCGGCGGTACCAAGTTGGAACAAGACCCGGATGTGCTGGATACATGGTTTTCTTCAGGTTTATGGCCGCACTCTACTTTGGGCTGGCCTGACCAAACCGAAGATTTAAAACGTTTTTATCCAGGCTCGGTTCTGGAAACCGCCTATGACATTATCTTTTTCTGGGTAGCCCGGATGATTGTCATGGGTATAGAGGACATGAAAGAAGTCCCTTTCCGCACCGTTTATCTGCATGGCTTGATACGGGATGATAAGGGCGAAAAAATGAGCAAAACCAAGGGGAATGTGATAGACCCGCTTAAGGTTATTGACCAGTACGGAACAGATGCCCTGCGGTTTGCGGTTACCTTTGGCACTTCACCGGGAAATGACTCCAAACTGGGGCAGACCAAGCTTGAGGCCGCCCGTAACTTTGCCAACAAACTCTGGAACGCCAGCCGTTTCGTCATTATGAATTTGGGTGAAGGGAAAGAACTCTTGCCGGAGGCCGAATTGCCCCTTGAAGACCGCTGGATACTCAGCCGTATGAATAGAGTGACGGCAGACGTAACCCGTCTGATGGAGGAGTTTCAGTTTGGTGAAGCCCAGAGGATTTTACAGGATTTTATCTGGGGAGAGTTTTGTGACTGGTATATTGAGCTTGCCAAAGTACGGCTGCGTGATGAAGCGTCTGTATCCCCCCACTCGGTGCTGGTTAAGGTGCTTTCCACCATTTTGCGGTTGCTTCACCCCTACATGCCATTTATTACCGAAGAACTCTGGAGTTATTTAAGACCGTATCTGCCGAAATTACTCTGCGAAATGGATATTATCGTTGCTCCTTTCCCGCAAGCGGACAAGGCTTGTTTTGATGAGCAGACCGAAAGTATTATGGGCAGTCTGGTTGAAGTAGTCCGTTCGTTGCGTAACCTTCGGGCGGAACATAACGTGGAGATTTCCCGCTACATACAGGCAAACATATATGCCGGAGATATGGCAGAGGTTCTCAGTAACTACTTAGGGGCGGTAGAAACCCTTTCCCGCTCCCGCCCGGTGAATATCCTGCCCGGCCACTATATCGGTGCGTCTACTGCCACTGAGGTGGTTCTGGTGCTTAACGGAATTGAAGTGGTGGTGCCCATGTCTACTATGGTAGACCTTGAGGCAGAGGCCAAACGGGTAAAAGCTGAAATTGCTGAGTTGGAAACCCAGATAGAACGGCTTTCCGCCAGGCTTCAAGATGCGCAGTTCCTTGCCAAAGCACCCCAGGCGGTGGTAGACAAAGAACGTATCAAGCTTGAAGGTTATATTGAGAAAGTAAGCCGCCTGAAAGCGGCTTAG
- a CDS encoding bifunctional ADP-dependent NAD(P)H-hydrate dehydratase/NAD(P)H-hydrate epimerase: MEITTSIRMRQIEDDCQKRGISTETLMENAGRAVAVFTRHLLEQKNGSRVLILAGAGNNGGDGLVAGRYLQSWGEDVSIFKPFRDTQKNKTISDGLKLPENIFTDLTKLEECLADTDIVIDALLGTGANRPLEGIYKQALQMAAAVKSTRPEMQVLAVDLPSGLNADTGQADAACLKADFTLSLGVAKQGLFTHCGLELSGVVLVVDIGIPPGLTSDIHTHLIEKDWVRGILPVRSAHANKGSFGRVMIVAGSERYIGAAMLAGSAAMRIGAGLVNLALPQSLTGAVSAKIPEAIYLPLPEVSCGIPDSSASRLILSELGKYDVLLIGPGLGQSAYSARLVSEVLSNLPAGIKVVIDADALNILAAIPDWWLEYKFDAILTPHPGEMGRLTKTTAESVQSDRFGICRESARKWGKTIILKGAGTIISSPQGETLCNPAANPVLASAGTGDVLAGIISGLLGQGLNLFEAAGLGVNLHSAAAEALRNEMGDAGVLASDLLLKLPVIIKELKQG, translated from the coding sequence ATGGAAATAACCACAAGCATACGGATGAGGCAAATAGAAGATGACTGTCAGAAACGGGGCATTAGCACCGAAACCCTGATGGAAAATGCCGGCAGGGCGGTGGCGGTGTTTACCCGCCATCTGCTGGAACAGAAAAATGGCTCCCGTGTGCTGATACTTGCGGGTGCGGGCAATAACGGAGGTGACGGACTGGTTGCCGGACGTTATCTGCAGAGCTGGGGCGAGGATGTAAGCATATTTAAGCCCTTCAGGGACACCCAGAAAAATAAGACTATTTCAGATGGTTTAAAACTCCCTGAAAATATATTTACGGATTTAACAAAACTGGAAGAATGCCTGGCAGATACCGATATTGTGATAGATGCTTTGCTGGGTACAGGCGCAAACCGTCCTTTGGAAGGTATATACAAGCAAGCCCTGCAAATGGCTGCCGCTGTCAAAAGTACCAGACCAGAAATGCAGGTGCTGGCCGTAGATTTACCTTCTGGTTTGAATGCCGATACAGGGCAGGCGGATGCGGCTTGCCTGAAAGCGGATTTTACCCTTTCACTGGGCGTTGCTAAGCAGGGTCTTTTTACCCACTGCGGGCTGGAGTTAAGCGGGGTGGTTTTGGTGGTGGATATCGGCATACCGCCCGGACTGACATCTGATATCCATACCCATTTGATTGAAAAAGATTGGGTAAGGGGTATTTTGCCTGTTCGTTCTGCTCATGCCAACAAGGGCAGTTTCGGCCGGGTGATGATTGTGGCGGGAAGTGAACGCTATATTGGGGCTGCTATGCTGGCCGGAAGCGCCGCCATGCGCATCGGTGCGGGCTTAGTTAATTTGGCGCTGCCGCAAAGTTTAACCGGGGCAGTGTCCGCCAAAATACCAGAAGCTATCTACCTGCCGTTGCCTGAAGTATCTTGCGGCATTCCCGATAGCTCTGCTTCACGTCTTATCCTGAGTGAACTGGGTAAATATGACGTACTTCTCATAGGGCCGGGCCTTGGGCAGAGCGCATATTCCGCCAGACTGGTTAGCGAAGTGCTTTCAAATCTGCCCGCAGGGATAAAGGTTGTCATAGATGCCGATGCTTTAAATATACTCGCCGCTATACCGGACTGGTGGCTTGAATATAAATTTGATGCTATACTCACCCCTCACCCGGGTGAAATGGGAAGGCTTACTAAGACTACTGCCGAATCTGTTCAGTCTGACCGTTTCGGTATTTGCCGTGAATCTGCCCGCAAGTGGGGCAAGACAATTATTCTGAAGGGTGCCGGGACAATTATTTCATCACCGCAGGGTGAAACCCTGTGTAATCCGGCGGCTAACCCTGTGTTGGCCTCGGCCGGTACGGGTGATGTACTTGCCGGAATAATAAGCGGTCTTCTCGGGCAGGGGTTGAATCTTTTTGAGGCGGCGGGTTTAGGTGTTAACCTGCACTCTGCTGCTGCGGAAGCACTGCGGAATGAGATGGGTGATGCCGGTGTACTGGCTTCGGATTTACTGTTAAAATTGCCTGTGATTATAAAAGAATTGAAACAGGGCTAG
- the coaBC gene encoding bifunctional phosphopantothenoylcysteine decarboxylase/phosphopantothenate--cysteine ligase CoaBC gives MKKKQTIVLGITGSISAYKAADITSKLVGEGYTVKAVMTEDACHFISPLTIRTLSHQPVVTSMWDMNSEYSVEHVSLAEEADIILVAPATANIIAKLACGMANDMLSATILACKSPVIIAPAMNDNMYSNPVTQQNISKLKERGFVFVEPEYGRLASGKTGQGRLASLDKVLGSVTQVLGKSGPLAGKKLVISAGGTREPVDPVRYLGNRSSGKMGYALAEEAVRRGASVRLISGTVDKPAPFGVDIKYAETAMEMFISLREAVKGADALIMTAAVADYRPEKPAADKIKKGDGGLDLHLVANPDILTALQGDFVKVGFAAESRDLMINAVKKMADKNLDIIAANDISQPDSTFGSDTTRLTLFFKNGRIEEMPLMSKKEAAVRLLDELSALL, from the coding sequence ATGAAAAAGAAACAAACAATAGTTTTGGGGATAACAGGCAGTATTTCTGCCTATAAAGCGGCGGATATCACCTCCAAACTGGTTGGCGAAGGGTATACAGTCAAAGCGGTTATGACCGAAGATGCCTGCCATTTCATATCTCCCCTTACCATTCGGACGCTTAGCCACCAGCCGGTGGTAACCAGTATGTGGGATATGAATTCCGAATACAGTGTAGAGCATGTCTCACTGGCAGAGGAAGCGGATATTATTCTGGTAGCTCCGGCTACCGCTAATATCATTGCCAAGCTTGCCTGCGGCATGGCAAATGATATGCTTTCGGCTACTATTCTGGCTTGTAAATCACCTGTCATAATAGCTCCGGCTATGAATGACAATATGTATTCCAATCCTGTTACCCAGCAGAATATATCAAAGCTCAAGGAACGGGGTTTTGTATTTGTAGAACCGGAATACGGCCGGCTGGCTTCGGGGAAAACTGGGCAGGGCAGGCTGGCTTCGCTGGATAAGGTATTGGGCTCAGTTACCCAGGTTTTGGGTAAAAGCGGACCTTTGGCCGGGAAAAAACTGGTTATCAGCGCCGGGGGCACCCGTGAGCCGGTTGACCCGGTGCGTTATCTGGGTAACCGCAGTTCCGGTAAAATGGGCTATGCTCTGGCAGAGGAAGCTGTCAGACGAGGTGCCAGTGTAAGGCTGATTTCAGGGACTGTTGATAAACCTGCCCCTTTTGGAGTTGACATAAAGTATGCAGAAACCGCTATGGAAATGTTTATCTCTCTCAGAGAAGCGGTCAAAGGGGCAGATGCCCTAATTATGACAGCTGCTGTGGCAGATTACCGCCCGGAAAAACCGGCGGCGGATAAGATTAAAAAAGGGGATGGGGGGCTCGATTTGCATCTGGTAGCCAACCCTGATATTTTGACTGCTTTGCAGGGTGATTTTGTTAAGGTGGGTTTTGCGGCTGAAAGCCGTGACCTTATGATAAATGCCGTTAAAAAAATGGCTGATAAGAATCTGGATATTATTGCGGCTAACGATATCAGCCAGCCGGACAGCACCTTTGGTTCTGACACTACCCGCCTGACCCTTTTCTTTAAAAACGGGCGGATAGAGGAAATGCCGCTTATGTCCAAAAAGGAAGCGGCCGTGAGACTTCTTGATGAACTTTCAGCTTTACTTTAA
- a CDS encoding Mut7-C RNAse domain-containing protein — protein MFAASEAPRFLVDQNVGKLAVNLRMLGFDARRFGSGPDKQLVSEALAEGRVILTRDHLLAERRLVKKGNLKVMLFETEVAEDQLRQLLSDMVFRSFICPFSRCIECNYPLYPVMKDTLSERVPPYVYQNQTEFKECHHCGRVFWKGSHWQAMQELLRRVGVDNNTSC, from the coding sequence ATGTTTGCTGCCTCGGAGGCTCCGCGGTTTCTGGTTGACCAGAATGTGGGCAAGCTGGCTGTTAACCTGAGGATGCTGGGTTTTGACGCCCGCCGTTTTGGAAGCGGGCCTGATAAACAGCTTGTTTCCGAAGCCCTGGCTGAGGGGAGAGTAATACTTACCCGTGACCATCTGCTTGCGGAAAGACGGCTGGTCAAAAAGGGCAATTTGAAGGTCATGCTTTTTGAAACCGAAGTGGCGGAAGACCAGCTCCGGCAGCTTTTATCGGATATGGTGTTTCGTTCATTTATTTGCCCTTTCAGCCGCTGCATAGAGTGCAATTACCCGCTTTATCCTGTTATGAAAGACACTCTGTCAGAGAGAGTGCCTCCATACGTTTACCAGAATCAGACTGAGTTCAAAGAGTGCCACCACTGCGGACGGGTTTTCTGGAAGGGAAGCCACTGGCAAGCCATGCAGGAATTATTAAGAAGAGTGGGTGTTGATAATAACACCTCTTGCTGA